One part of the Leptospira saintgironsiae genome encodes these proteins:
- a CDS encoding efflux RND transporter permease subunit, with protein sequence MTDLKVFFREHILSVSMLFSGFFLFGILAFFQVPVTLFPTMEYPGLTISVEFPGADVLLVEELLTVPLEEAVSGVGGIEEIRSYAERGKTEINLEFRKGINIDLKSLEIRERIDMVSSNFPREVHKPLVLQYDPDQRPVMILSVESQKFDFAILRSIADNEVRRYLENVEGVSKISSSGGKVREVLIGCDLQKLRAYGLGLEDIQEAVQHNNKDASIGTVENSGQKVQLKVFGKYSSLRDLQKQPFHSKELGRIFFLEDFAEVSFAHRDEESSARINGKETVSVFVYKSSLGNTMQIASSIRQKLEELVLPDVHFNVVYDQSESIRKTYQNIIICFFIGALLLGGFWYWRRRRGRDENYITLFCQLPLNFFLVEFVLFVSKIDFDIVIACSIIVGFALWLIVYQSLSKEEGVFSLQNTIGDFFSLVVIVLSLCLPLYYLDPDTGQSTMRLGLFIVLYLSCSYFLFLPLHFVVGRIRGLLVGSYVSVPNLYENSDAPNLVSPFRFNWKVSEKFFWGVYIIILLFGMFRLVKSEKELFYSIENKRILGFVEFPSGFNFPQTNEVVKKVESKIAEAEGFAEITSKIDPGHAFLVITIDESKIDGDEFIQNVRASIGDISPAFCYFSRESENSKFKDIRIDILGDDLDKLDELAKNAAEKASKTPGVGDVVLNYKSPRDELELSLNNNKASGASLNNSEIAGFLKTAIQGSVISKYVEDHREIDIRLRALKEFRNSKQSLERFVVKNQVGKYVPLPEVTTQKESHSPTRVFRKNKKRVLSFSLRLTGGSYFSVKSNIVQELEKDLPENYYIEPGRSMEKIWETENRLYGVICFSLVLIYMVLASYFESFREPFAVLFTAVLPFFITLSVMSLVFGTLSLPIYLGLLLTISISCFHIMRILKTGEAIGSGFRKRSAIFGILALCIPQIVFAREGGRFLREFEVTMIVGYGSSLFLTTKALPYILSSKFSKFQFLGRK encoded by the coding sequence ATGACCGATCTAAAAGTCTTTTTTAGAGAGCATATTCTGAGTGTGAGTATGCTTTTTTCAGGATTTTTTCTTTTCGGGATTTTAGCTTTTTTTCAGGTCCCGGTTACTTTATTTCCAACGATGGAGTATCCAGGTTTGACCATCTCGGTCGAGTTTCCAGGTGCAGATGTTTTGCTGGTGGAGGAACTTCTGACCGTACCGTTAGAGGAAGCAGTTTCAGGTGTAGGCGGGATAGAGGAGATCCGTTCTTATGCTGAGAGAGGTAAGACAGAAATCAATTTAGAATTTCGTAAAGGAATCAACATTGATTTAAAGAGCTTGGAGATCCGAGAAAGGATCGATATGGTTTCGAGCAATTTTCCGAGAGAAGTTCATAAGCCGCTAGTGCTGCAGTACGATCCTGACCAAAGACCGGTGATGATCCTTTCTGTCGAAAGCCAGAAGTTCGATTTTGCGATTTTAAGAAGTATCGCTGACAATGAAGTGCGCAGATATTTAGAAAATGTGGAAGGAGTTAGTAAAATTTCATCTTCTGGAGGTAAGGTTCGAGAAGTGTTGATCGGCTGCGATCTTCAAAAGTTGAGAGCTTACGGTCTTGGACTGGAAGATATCCAAGAAGCTGTCCAACATAATAACAAAGATGCCTCGATCGGAACGGTAGAAAATTCCGGTCAGAAGGTCCAATTGAAAGTTTTCGGTAAATATTCCAGCTTGCGAGATCTTCAAAAGCAACCTTTCCATTCGAAAGAGCTGGGCCGAATTTTCTTTTTGGAGGATTTTGCAGAGGTTTCTTTTGCTCATAGAGATGAGGAAAGTTCCGCCAGGATCAACGGAAAAGAGACTGTAAGCGTTTTCGTTTATAAATCTTCGCTCGGGAATACGATGCAAATCGCTTCTTCCATTCGACAGAAGTTAGAAGAATTAGTTCTTCCTGATGTTCATTTTAACGTAGTCTATGATCAGTCGGAGTCCATCCGTAAAACATATCAGAATATTATAATTTGCTTTTTTATCGGCGCCTTACTTTTGGGAGGATTTTGGTATTGGAGAAGAAGAAGGGGTAGGGACGAAAATTATATCACTCTTTTTTGCCAATTACCGCTGAACTTCTTTTTGGTGGAATTCGTTCTTTTTGTTTCTAAGATAGACTTCGATATAGTTATTGCATGTTCCATTATTGTCGGCTTTGCACTTTGGCTGATCGTTTATCAGTCTCTTTCGAAGGAAGAGGGCGTTTTTTCTCTGCAAAACACTATAGGTGATTTCTTTTCCTTAGTGGTAATCGTTCTTTCTCTTTGTTTGCCTTTATATTATTTAGATCCGGATACTGGACAATCCACTATGAGGCTGGGGTTATTCATAGTTTTGTATTTGTCTTGTTCGTATTTTCTTTTTCTACCTTTACATTTTGTTGTCGGACGTATTCGAGGGTTGCTTGTTGGTTCTTACGTTTCGGTCCCGAATTTATATGAGAATTCGGATGCTCCAAATTTGGTAAGCCCGTTCCGTTTCAACTGGAAGGTCTCTGAAAAGTTTTTTTGGGGAGTTTATATTATAATTCTATTATTTGGAATGTTCAGATTAGTAAAGAGCGAGAAGGAATTGTTTTATTCCATAGAGAACAAAAGAATTCTGGGCTTTGTAGAATTCCCATCCGGTTTTAATTTTCCTCAAACGAATGAGGTCGTGAAAAAAGTAGAGAGTAAGATCGCAGAGGCAGAAGGTTTTGCGGAAATTACTTCAAAAATCGATCCAGGCCATGCATTTCTTGTGATCACTATCGATGAATCTAAAATTGACGGGGACGAATTCATTCAGAATGTTCGCGCTTCCATAGGGGATATCAGTCCGGCTTTCTGTTATTTTTCGAGAGAATCGGAGAATTCTAAATTCAAAGATATTCGGATCGATATTCTTGGAGACGATCTGGACAAGTTAGACGAGCTTGCTAAGAATGCTGCGGAGAAGGCTTCGAAAACTCCAGGAGTCGGCGACGTGGTACTAAATTACAAATCGCCAAGGGATGAATTGGAACTTTCTTTGAATAATAATAAGGCTTCGGGTGCTTCCTTAAATAATTCCGAAATAGCTGGTTTTTTAAAAACCGCGATCCAAGGCTCAGTCATTTCAAAATATGTGGAAGATCATCGAGAAATAGATATTCGATTGAGGGCGTTAAAAGAATTCCGCAATTCGAAACAAAGTCTGGAAAGGTTTGTCGTGAAAAATCAAGTCGGGAAATACGTGCCGCTCCCGGAAGTGACTACTCAAAAGGAATCACATTCTCCCACTAGGGTATTCCGTAAAAATAAGAAAAGGGTATTATCATTTTCTTTGCGCCTTACTGGTGGTTCTTATTTTTCAGTTAAATCTAATATAGTTCAGGAATTGGAGAAGGATCTTCCTGAGAATTATTATATAGAACCAGGTAGGAGTATGGAGAAAATTTGGGAAACAGAGAACCGTCTTTATGGTGTGATCTGTTTTTCTCTCGTATTGATCTATATGGTGCTTGCTTCTTATTTCGAATCGTTTAGAGAACCGTTTGCGGTTTTGTTCACTGCAGTATTGCCCTTCTTTATCACTCTTTCGGTTATGAGCTTAGTTTTTGGGACTTTGTCCCTGCCTATATACTTGGGGTTGCTATTGACGATCTCGATCTCGTGTTTTCATATTATGAGAATTCTTAAAACGGGAGAGGCGATCGGATCCGGGTTTAGGAAGAGGTCGGCGATCTTCGGGATCTTGGCTTTGTGTATTCCTCAGATCGTTTTTGCGAGAGAAGGTGGAAGATTTTTGAGGGAGTTTGAGGTCACTATGATCGTAGGTTACGGTTCTTCGCTTTTCTTAACTACTAAGGCTTTGCCGTATATTCTCTCAAGCAAGTTTTCGAAGTTCCAATTTTTAGGTAGAAAGTAG
- a CDS encoding MORN repeat-containing protein: protein MIIRIFHFFNKVFLLVRESFVFKKIISFYTPFSLKRSLGSFAILLFLVGGYYRIFDDAVCLEGNCKDSLSKIQFRNGDIYQGTFVDSKPQGFGAFWSRKGDYYQGSWFRGMKHGKGKYVYPNGTEYVGDFTFNKKEGTGIFKWADGSILEGSWIGDHPQGQGVLSLPGSRKFIGYYQKGSIYDGEGVFIYSDGSKYLGSWKAGMRHGFGVLVAPGGIVLFRGMWENDQKVPGSQPFDRPGIGSSTSVDKLEEGKTRDKQTSKTIKKKKGN from the coding sequence GTGATCATACGAATATTTCATTTTTTTAATAAAGTATTTTTGCTCGTTCGAGAATCATTCGTATTTAAGAAGATAATCAGTTTTTATACTCCATTTTCCTTGAAGAGAAGTTTAGGATCTTTTGCAATCCTCCTTTTTCTGGTGGGAGGGTATTATAGGATTTTCGACGATGCTGTATGTTTGGAAGGAAATTGTAAGGATAGTCTTTCCAAGATCCAATTCCGCAATGGAGATATTTATCAAGGAACTTTTGTAGATTCTAAACCTCAGGGTTTTGGGGCCTTTTGGAGCAGAAAGGGAGATTATTACCAAGGCAGTTGGTTTCGGGGAATGAAACACGGCAAAGGTAAATATGTTTATCCTAACGGTACAGAATATGTGGGAGATTTTACCTTCAATAAAAAAGAAGGAACCGGAATTTTTAAATGGGCGGATGGGAGCATATTAGAGGGTTCTTGGATAGGAGATCATCCACAGGGTCAGGGCGTTTTGAGTTTACCAGGCTCACGTAAGTTTATCGGTTATTATCAGAAAGGTTCTATTTACGATGGAGAGGGAGTCTTTATTTATTCGGACGGTTCCAAGTATTTAGGAAGTTGGAAAGCAGGTATGAGACATGGCTTCGGGGTTTTGGTTGCTCCCGGAGGGATCGTTTTGTTTAGAGGGATGTGGGAAAACGATCAAAAGGTTCCAGGATCACAACCTTTCGACAGGCCCGGGATAGGTTCTTCGACGAGCGTGGATAAGCTCGAGGAAGGAAAAACTCGAGATAAGCAGACTAGTAAAACAATTAAGAAGAAGAAAGGCAATTGA